A window from Flavobacterium gyeonganense encodes these proteins:
- a CDS encoding Arm DNA-binding domain-containing protein, translating to MLESSFGLGFFLKRPKIESREWIVYFRITVDGIRKESSTKRRWDNTRWDQRFERAVGSKEDAKSLNFFLDSLTLKINEIKTEMMYSGKTITADKTMDEVLGRTAPKIKVLEEFQKHNDEMVALLGKGYAKA from the coding sequence ATGTTGGAAAGCAGTTTTGGTTTGGGATTTTTTTTAAAAAGACCAAAAATAGAAAGTAGAGAATGGATTGTATATTTCAGAATAACTGTTGACGGTATCCGCAAGGAAAGTTCAACTAAGAGAAGATGGGATAATACACGATGGGATCAAAGGTTCGAAAGAGCGGTCGGATCAAAGGAAGATGCAAAGTCGCTGAACTTCTTTTTGGATTCGCTGACTTTAAAAATCAATGAAATCAAAACCGAAATGATGTACAGCGGCAAAACCATAACCGCTGACAAAACTATGGACGAGGTCCTGGGAAGGACAGCCCCAAAGATTAAGGTGCTGGAAGAATTCCAGAAGCATAATGATGAAATGGTGGCGCTTCTTGGAAAAGGCTATGCAAAAGCCTAG
- a CDS encoding efflux RND transporter permease subunit, with translation MSLSTTSIKRPVLTIVLNLLIILFGFIGYTFLGVREFPSIDPAQVSIRTNYTGANSDIIESQITEPLEKAVNAIDGIRNITSSSNQGSSNITIEFNLDKNLEEAANDVRDKVSQAVRNLPQDIDAPPVVSKADADSESIISMTVQSDTRSSLELSDYAENVISQRLETIPGVSGVQIWGQKRYAMRLWIDPVKLTAYKCTVADVRNALNAQNVELPSGKLTGNNTELTVKTIGNLSKPEEFNNIIIRTEGDKIIRLSDVGGAELGPENIETQLTSSGLPMIGLAIVPMPGANYLDISSEFYKKYEALKKDLPKDIKLNIALDNTLFVKKSVLEVAETLGISILLVIIIIYLFFRDWAIAFRPLIDIPVSLIATFFIMWMLGFSINVLTLLAIVLATGLVVDDGIVVTENIFKKVEEGMSPIEAAIKGSNEIFYAVISISVTLAAVFLPVIFLEGFVGRLFREFGVVIGSAVLISAFVSLTLTPMLNAYLMKGGEQKKSKFYMKTEPFFEKMNSTYAESLSKFMDRKWISFPILIACFGIIYLFFTILPKETAPLDDRSSVVMRMTTPEGSSYEYTDRFMQEISKLVDDSIPEKKVSLVITSPGFGSSSVNSGFIRLSLKQPDERVRSQKDIADKLTKWTKQYPDAKTSVIQQPTIAVNRRGGLPIQYIIQAPTFEKLREKIPVFMEEVGKSDVFSISDVNLKFNKPEINVSIDREKAESLGISIMDIAQTLQLSLSGQRFGYFIKNGKQYQVIGQFNQEDRSKPLDLTSIFVKNKNGELIQMDNVVKIEEQSNPPQLYHNNRYMSATVSAGLAPGKSISDGIEEMDRIKAKVLDQSFTTDLSGESRDFVESSSNTSFAFGLALLLIFLILAAQFESFIDPLIIILTVPMAVAGALFSLWLFNQSWNIFSQIGTVMLIGLVTKNGILIVEFANQLREQGKPKLEAIMEASEARLRPILMTSLAIALGALPIAMSLGAASTSRIGMGVVIVGGTIFSLALTLFVIPAIYLMWSKARKHYPEFDHIDEYEKESIK, from the coding sequence ATGAGTTTATCAACCACAAGTATAAAGAGACCTGTTTTAACCATTGTACTGAATCTTTTGATTATTTTATTCGGTTTTATTGGTTATACTTTTCTGGGTGTTCGTGAATTTCCTTCGATTGACCCGGCGCAGGTTTCTATCAGAACCAATTATACAGGAGCCAATTCTGATATTATTGAATCACAAATTACAGAACCTCTTGAAAAAGCGGTAAATGCGATTGACGGAATCCGAAATATTACATCATCCAGTAATCAGGGGAGCAGTAATATTACTATTGAATTTAATTTAGATAAAAACCTTGAAGAAGCGGCAAATGACGTTCGTGACAAGGTTTCGCAGGCTGTTCGAAATTTACCTCAGGATATTGATGCGCCGCCCGTTGTCTCGAAAGCAGATGCAGACAGTGAATCTATTATTTCCATGACGGTTCAGAGTGATACAAGAAGTTCTCTTGAATTAAGTGATTATGCCGAAAATGTTATTTCCCAGCGTTTAGAAACCATTCCGGGTGTGAGTGGTGTTCAGATTTGGGGACAAAAAAGGTACGCCATGCGTTTATGGATTGACCCGGTAAAATTAACGGCTTACAAATGTACCGTAGCCGATGTTCGTAATGCCTTAAATGCACAAAATGTTGAATTACCTTCAGGAAAACTGACTGGAAACAATACTGAACTTACCGTAAAAACTATTGGAAATCTTTCTAAACCAGAAGAATTTAATAACATTATCATTCGTACAGAGGGCGATAAAATTATACGTCTAAGCGATGTTGGAGGTGCAGAATTAGGACCTGAAAATATCGAAACACAATTAACATCCTCCGGGCTTCCCATGATTGGTCTGGCTATTGTGCCGATGCCAGGAGCCAATTATTTAGATATCTCATCCGAATTTTATAAAAAATACGAAGCGCTAAAAAAGGATTTACCAAAAGACATCAAACTTAATATAGCATTAGACAATACGCTGTTTGTAAAAAAATCGGTATTGGAAGTTGCTGAGACTTTAGGTATTTCTATCTTGTTGGTAATCATCATTATTTACCTCTTTTTTAGGGACTGGGCAATTGCCTTCAGACCTTTAATTGATATCCCGGTTTCCCTTATTGCTACATTTTTTATCATGTGGATGCTCGGGTTTTCCATAAACGTATTAACCCTTTTGGCTATTGTTTTGGCAACAGGACTGGTAGTGGATGACGGAATCGTAGTTACCGAAAATATCTTCAAAAAAGTAGAAGAAGGAATGTCTCCTATTGAAGCAGCAATAAAAGGTTCTAATGAAATTTTCTACGCTGTAATTTCGATATCTGTAACGCTGGCTGCCGTATTTTTACCGGTAATTTTCTTAGAAGGTTTCGTAGGACGCCTTTTTAGGGAATTTGGCGTTGTGATTGGCTCAGCAGTATTGATTTCTGCTTTCGTATCATTGACCTTAACACCAATGTTAAATGCTTATCTGATGAAAGGCGGCGAACAGAAAAAATCCAAATTCTACATGAAGACGGAGCCTTTTTTCGAAAAAATGAACAGCACGTACGCAGAAAGTCTTTCTAAATTTATGGATCGAAAATGGATCAGTTTTCCAATCCTGATTGCGTGTTTCGGAATTATTTATCTGTTTTTTACCATCCTTCCAAAGGAAACAGCGCCTTTAGACGACCGTAGCTCTGTTGTAATGCGTATGACAACTCCCGAAGGATCTTCTTATGAATATACTGATCGTTTCATGCAGGAAATTTCAAAATTGGTAGACGATTCTATTCCGGAGAAAAAAGTGAGTCTGGTGATTACCTCACCAGGATTTGGTTCTTCATCAGTAAACAGTGGTTTTATCAGGCTTTCGCTAAAGCAGCCCGACGAAAGAGTTCGTTCTCAAAAAGATATTGCGGATAAATTAACAAAATGGACCAAGCAATATCCGGATGCTAAAACATCCGTAATTCAACAGCCTACTATTGCTGTGAACAGACGTGGCGGTTTACCGATTCAATACATTATTCAGGCTCCAACTTTTGAGAAATTAAGAGAGAAAATCCCTGTTTTCATGGAAGAAGTGGGCAAAAGCGACGTGTTCTCTATTAGTGATGTCAACTTGAAATTCAACAAACCTGAAATCAACGTAAGTATCGATCGTGAAAAAGCAGAAAGTTTAGGGATTTCTATAATGGATATTGCACAGACCCTACAGCTTTCGCTGAGCGGACAACGTTTTGGATATTTCATCAAGAACGGAAAACAGTATCAGGTAATTGGCCAGTTTAATCAGGAAGACCGTTCTAAACCACTTGATTTAACTTCAATTTTCGTAAAAAACAAAAACGGTGAATTGATTCAGATGGATAATGTTGTAAAAATTGAAGAGCAGAGTAATCCGCCTCAATTGTACCACAATAACCGCTACATGTCGGCAACGGTTTCTGCTGGTCTGGCACCAGGAAAAAGCATCAGTGATGGTATTGAGGAAATGGACCGGATTAAAGCAAAAGTTTTAGACCAGAGTTTCACCACTGATTTAAGTGGGGAATCACGAGATTTTGTCGAAAGTAGTTCTAATACGTCATTTGCCTTCGGATTAGCATTATTATTGATTTTCCTGATTCTGGCGGCTCAGTTTGAAAGTTTTATAGATCCGTTAATTATCATTTTAACGGTACCAATGGCGGTTGCCGGAGCTTTATTCTCCCTATGGCTTTTCAATCAGAGCTGGAATATTTTCAGCCAGATTGGAACCGTAATGCTTATTGGACTGGTAACTAAAAACGGTATTTTAATTGTGGAGTTTGCTAATCAGCTAAGAGAACAAGGAAAGCCAAAATTAGAGGCTATTATGGAAGCTTCAGAAGCACGTTTAAGACCTATTTTAATGACGAGTTTAGCCATTGCGTTAGGAGCTTTGCCAATTGCAATGTCACTTGGAGCGGCTTCTACGAGCAGAATCGGAATGGGAGTTGTTATTGTAGGAGGTACTATTTTCTCTTTGGCATTAACCCTTTTTGTTATTCCGGCAATTTATCTGATGTGGTCGAAAGCCCGTAAGCATTATCCGGAATTTGACCATATTGACGAGTACGAAAAAGAAAGTATAAAATAG
- a CDS encoding bestrophin family protein → MISYNTKDWVTFIFRFHKSDTIRKLFSVMIIIGIYSAAVGYLEVQYFKIGKNDYIHNINIMHGMLGFVISLLLVFRTNTAYDRWWEGRKLWGSLVNNSRNLAIKLSAILKDETDRSFFRKFIPMYAHILQIHLKDDDTSKQLFEDVDLEIDHHKHKPNQLKKIIYQKINDLYDAKKITGDQLIILNEELKSFTDICGACERIKNTPIPYSYSAFIKKFIFFYTMTLPFGYSVSLGYFVAPVVVFVFYVLASLELIAEEIEDPFGDDENDLPIKKISENIKKHVEELI, encoded by the coding sequence ATGATTTCATACAATACAAAGGACTGGGTAACTTTTATTTTTCGTTTTCATAAATCTGACACCATAAGAAAATTGTTTTCTGTCATGATTATTATTGGAATTTATAGTGCGGCCGTTGGTTATCTTGAAGTTCAGTATTTTAAAATCGGGAAAAACGATTACATACATAATATCAATATCATGCACGGCATGCTGGGTTTTGTTATCTCGTTGCTGCTTGTTTTCAGGACAAATACCGCTTATGATCGTTGGTGGGAAGGAAGAAAATTATGGGGCAGCCTTGTCAATAACAGCCGTAATCTTGCCATCAAGCTGTCTGCCATTTTAAAAGATGAAACCGACAGAAGCTTTTTCAGGAAATTTATTCCAATGTATGCCCATATTCTTCAGATTCATTTAAAAGATGATGACACAAGTAAACAGCTTTTTGAAGATGTTGATTTAGAAATCGATCACCATAAACACAAACCCAATCAGTTAAAAAAAATCATATATCAAAAAATTAATGATTTGTATGATGCAAAAAAAATTACAGGTGACCAGCTCATCATTTTAAATGAAGAATTAAAATCTTTTACTGATATATGCGGTGCCTGCGAGCGAATAAAAAACACACCCATACCCTATTCTTACAGTGCTTTTATCAAAAAGTTCATCTTTTTTTATACCATGACGCTTCCTTTTGGATATTCTGTGAGCCTGGGTTACTTTGTAGCTCCCGTAGTGGTTTTTGTTTTTTATGTTCTGGCAAGTTTAGAATTAATCGCTGAAGAAATCGAAGATCCGTTTGGAGATGATGAAAACGATTTGCCTATTAAAAAAATATCAGAAAACATCAAAAAACATGTTGAGGAACTGATTTAA
- a CDS encoding TolC family protein, with amino-acid sequence MNNRNLYRILLILLFCIGKTNAQEILTIEEAMKIALENNFEIKIAKNNSKISETNVTIGNAGMLPTANASITDNNSITNSSQTRQDGTTTALDNAKNNSLNYGVSLGWTVFDGMKMFARLDQLKELQKLGDAELKKTILLKIAQVNSAYYDLVQQQQQLAALDTTIVISNQRLELAKNRFTIGKASKLEVLNAQVDLNSDQVALLRQKESYINSKILLNQYLARDPKIDFKVTDQLTVDDKLIFADLLNLAQKQNPALEAQIINKRIAELELKQVKADRYPVINLTTGYNFAESQSSLGFTSEASSRGLNYGFNATLNIFDGFNQHRNEKVAKLQIENSQIAIEQQNMVLNTQLSTAFQTYLTNIELIGLEDDNEEIAKQNLSITLDKFRIGTITTLEFRTAQLNYVNAKVRNSNAQYQAKLSEIALKELAGNISF; translated from the coding sequence ATGAATAATAGAAATTTATACCGCATTTTATTAATCCTCTTATTCTGTATTGGCAAAACCAATGCGCAGGAAATCCTGACTATTGAAGAGGCTATGAAAATCGCTTTAGAAAACAATTTTGAAATTAAAATCGCTAAAAACAATTCTAAAATATCTGAAACGAATGTAACAATCGGAAATGCAGGAATGCTTCCAACCGCTAACGCTTCGATTACAGACAACAATAGTATCACAAACTCCTCTCAAACACGTCAGGACGGAACGACAACGGCTTTGGACAATGCCAAAAACAACAGCTTAAACTACGGGGTAAGTCTTGGCTGGACAGTTTTCGATGGAATGAAAATGTTCGCCAGGCTGGATCAATTAAAGGAACTTCAAAAACTGGGCGATGCTGAGTTAAAAAAAACGATTTTACTAAAAATTGCACAGGTTAATTCAGCTTATTATGACCTGGTACAACAGCAACAGCAGCTAGCTGCTTTAGACACCACCATTGTTATTTCAAACCAAAGATTAGAACTGGCAAAAAACCGTTTTACAATTGGAAAAGCATCAAAATTGGAAGTTTTGAATGCACAGGTTGATTTGAATTCAGATCAGGTAGCTTTGTTGCGACAAAAAGAATCTTATATCAATTCAAAAATTTTACTTAATCAATATTTAGCCCGTGATCCAAAAATTGATTTCAAAGTCACAGATCAGCTTACCGTTGATGATAAATTAATTTTTGCTGATTTGTTGAATTTGGCACAAAAACAAAATCCTGCATTAGAAGCTCAAATAATCAATAAACGAATTGCAGAATTGGAATTGAAACAGGTAAAAGCAGACCGATACCCTGTGATTAACTTAACCACCGGATATAATTTTGCAGAAAGTCAATCCAGTCTAGGTTTTACAAGTGAAGCTTCTTCCAGAGGATTAAATTATGGTTTTAATGCTACGCTTAACATTTTTGATGGTTTTAATCAGCATAGAAATGAAAAAGTGGCCAAATTGCAAATCGAAAATTCTCAAATTGCTATCGAACAGCAAAATATGGTCCTCAATACACAATTAAGCACTGCCTTTCAGACCTACTTAACCAACATCGAACTTATTGGACTGGAAGATGATAATGAAGAAATAGCAAAACAAAATCTTTCAATTACGCTGGATAAATTCAGGATTGGGACAATTACAACATTAGAATTCAGAACAGCTCAATTGAATTATGTGAATGCAAAAGTTCGTAACAGCAACGCTCAATATCAGGCAAAATTATCTGAAATTGCATTAAAAGAATTAGCCGGAAATATTAGTTTTTAG
- a CDS encoding efflux RND transporter periplasmic adaptor subunit produces the protein MKLKHLIYALIIIVLGGFITYRVISNKKKNEESKKFGDKDRPTSVTGIVIKTSVFDNNLSLSGSIEANEQVEIHSEISGIVEGIYFSEGSNVKKGQVLFKVNDIELRAQLRQAQTKEGLAGENQRRAKLLLQKEAISQEEFDVANADYASAKAQTQLISAQIAKTSVKAPFSGKIGLRSISPGTYITPTVLVAKLVNTGKLKITFSIPEKYAAQVTSGSVIDFSVSGSDKTYKAKIYAIEPEVEVATRTLKIRAIAENSEGKLFPGTFADVKLPLNIVKDAIVIPSEAIVPIQDGKKVYIANMGKAKEVKVEAATRTDASVLILSGLKPGDTLITSGVMSLKDEAPIKVKVK, from the coding sequence ATGAAACTAAAACACCTAATTTACGCCCTTATCATTATAGTACTCGGAGGTTTTATCACGTATCGTGTGATATCCAACAAAAAGAAAAACGAAGAATCGAAGAAATTCGGCGATAAGGACAGACCAACAAGTGTAACCGGAATTGTGATCAAAACTTCGGTTTTTGACAATAATTTATCGTTATCAGGATCTATTGAAGCCAATGAGCAGGTTGAGATTCACAGTGAAATTTCCGGAATTGTTGAAGGGATCTACTTTAGCGAAGGAAGTAATGTAAAGAAAGGCCAGGTACTTTTTAAGGTAAATGATATTGAATTGAGAGCTCAGCTGAGACAGGCTCAGACAAAAGAAGGTCTGGCAGGCGAAAATCAAAGAAGAGCTAAATTGTTATTGCAAAAAGAAGCTATAAGTCAGGAAGAATTTGATGTTGCCAATGCAGACTACGCTTCCGCGAAAGCACAGACACAATTAATAAGCGCACAGATTGCCAAAACTTCTGTAAAAGCCCCTTTTTCAGGAAAAATTGGTTTGCGCTCTATTTCACCGGGAACTTATATTACGCCAACTGTTTTAGTAGCAAAACTGGTAAACACGGGCAAATTAAAAATTACATTCTCTATTCCTGAGAAATATGCTGCTCAGGTTACTTCTGGTTCTGTTATTGACTTTTCTGTTTCAGGATCTGACAAAACCTATAAAGCAAAAATATACGCAATTGAACCCGAAGTAGAAGTGGCAACACGTACTTTAAAAATTCGTGCCATTGCAGAAAACAGCGAAGGAAAACTTTTTCCGGGAACATTTGCAGATGTAAAACTTCCTTTAAACATCGTTAAAGATGCAATTGTAATACCTTCGGAAGCTATCGTTCCGATACAGGATGGTAAAAAAGTGTACATCGCCAATATGGGTAAAGCCAAAGAAGTTAAAGTAGAAGCAGCCACCAGAACAGACGCTTCTGTTTTAATTTTATCAGGATTAAAACCAGGCGACACTTTGATAACAAGTGGCGTAATGTCTTTAAAAGATGAAGCACCTATAAAGGTTAAAGTAAAATAA
- a CDS encoding ABC transporter ATP-binding protein, which translates to MARYQENDLPKAKLDANSLQKAIRIFKYAKNHKWKFFLGLVFLLLTSATALAFPKLMGMLVDCVTNKDLSRANEIAVALLVILMLQAVFSFFRISLFVNFTENSLSNIRFALYENLIKLPMSFYSQKRVGELNSRISADISQLQDTFSTTIAEFLRQFILIIGGFIILGNISPKLTLMMLAIVPVVAVAAVIFGRFIRKYGKKTQDKVAESQVIVEETLQGISNVKAFANEWYEIQRYKNKIKEIVKIAIKGGQYRGYFASFIILCLFGCVVAVVWYGITLTIKGEVEGVGDLISFVLYTTFIGASFGGIAEMYAQIQKAVGATERVFELLEETPEAINANPKALPVEKIKGTVAFKNVAFSYPSRKEVQVLKDVNFNADFGQKIALVGPSGAGKSTISSLLLRFYDITSGEILVDGKSIYDYDLENLRGNMSIVPQDVILFGGTIRENIAYGKPDASDEEIILAAKQANALNFIEGFPEKFETLVGERGVKLSGGQRQRIAIARALLKNPSILILDEATSSLDSESEKLVQEALEVLMEGRTSIIIAHRLSTIRNADKILVLDNGRITEEGTHQELINLENGIYKNLSNLQFSNS; encoded by the coding sequence ATGGCAAGATATCAGGAAAATGATTTACCGAAAGCTAAATTAGACGCAAACTCCCTCCAAAAAGCAATCCGAATTTTTAAGTATGCTAAAAACCACAAATGGAAATTCTTCCTTGGTTTGGTTTTCTTACTCCTAACTAGTGCCACTGCCCTTGCTTTTCCTAAGTTAATGGGAATGCTGGTAGACTGCGTTACGAATAAAGACCTTAGCCGAGCCAATGAAATTGCGGTTGCGCTTTTGGTAATCTTAATGCTTCAGGCAGTTTTCTCTTTTTTCAGAATTTCTCTTTTCGTCAATTTTACTGAAAATTCATTGTCGAACATTCGTTTTGCTTTGTATGAGAATTTAATCAAACTTCCGATGTCGTTTTATTCCCAAAAGCGTGTCGGCGAACTGAACAGCCGGATCAGCGCGGATATTTCCCAGTTGCAGGATACTTTTAGTACCACAATCGCAGAGTTTTTACGTCAATTTATTTTAATTATAGGCGGATTTATAATTTTAGGGAATATAAGTCCAAAATTGACTTTGATGATGCTGGCCATCGTTCCGGTTGTAGCCGTTGCAGCAGTAATTTTTGGAAGATTCATTCGCAAGTACGGAAAAAAAACGCAGGACAAAGTAGCCGAAAGCCAGGTAATTGTGGAAGAAACATTACAGGGAATCAGCAACGTAAAAGCGTTTGCCAATGAATGGTACGAAATTCAGCGTTATAAAAACAAAATCAAAGAAATTGTAAAAATAGCCATCAAAGGCGGCCAGTACAGAGGTTATTTTGCTTCTTTCATTATATTATGCCTTTTCGGATGTGTGGTTGCCGTTGTCTGGTACGGAATTACCTTAACGATAAAAGGTGAAGTTGAAGGTGTGGGTGACCTGATTTCGTTTGTACTTTATACCACATTTATTGGTGCTTCTTTTGGAGGTATAGCCGAAATGTATGCACAGATCCAAAAAGCAGTTGGCGCTACAGAACGTGTTTTTGAATTACTCGAAGAAACTCCTGAAGCTATCAATGCTAACCCTAAAGCTCTTCCTGTAGAAAAAATAAAAGGAACTGTAGCTTTCAAAAATGTGGCTTTCAGTTATCCATCCAGAAAAGAAGTTCAGGTATTGAAAGACGTAAATTTCAACGCTGATTTCGGTCAGAAGATTGCACTTGTGGGGCCAAGTGGTGCCGGAAAATCGACTATTTCTTCGTTATTATTACGTTTTTACGATATTACTTCAGGAGAAATTTTAGTGGATGGAAAAAGCATTTACGACTACGATCTTGAAAATCTTCGCGGCAATATGAGTATTGTTCCTCAGGATGTGATTTTATTTGGCGGAACCATCAGGGAAAATATCGCCTACGGAAAACCGGATGCTTCAGATGAAGAAATAATACTGGCTGCGAAACAAGCCAATGCATTGAACTTTATAGAAGGTTTCCCTGAAAAATTCGAAACGCTGGTGGGAGAACGCGGTGTAAAATTATCAGGAGGCCAACGTCAGCGTATTGCAATCGCAAGAGCACTATTAAAAAACCCGAGTATTTTAATTTTGGATGAAGCAACTTCTTCTTTAGACAGTGAAAGCGAAAAACTGGTTCAGGAAGCTTTAGAAGTTTTGATGGAAGGCAGAACCAGTATTATCATTGCACACCGTCTTTCGACGATTAGAAACGCCGACAAAATTTTAGTTTTGGACAATGGAAGAATCACCGAAGAAGGAACGCATCAGGAGCTGATTAACCTTGAAAACGGTATTTATAAAAACCTGAGCAATCTGCAGTTTAGCAATTCTTAA
- the pheT gene encoding phenylalanine--tRNA ligase subunit beta, which yields MKISYNWLKQFIKTDWTSEQTSELLTDLGLEVEVVEKYQSVKGGLEGVVVGHVLTCEKHPDADRLKVTTLDIGLESPIQVVCGASNVAAGQKVPVATIGTVLYDKEGGEFTIKKGKIRGQESHGMICAEDELSLGTGHDGIMVLDEKLTPGTPASEVFKIANDEVFEIGLTPNRADAMSHFGTARDLRAGMLQRGINVELITPSVSNFRVDMRTLKIDVSVEEPTLAPRYCGVTISGITVEESPAWLKDRLKAIGLTPKNNIVDVTNYVLHELGQPLHAFDAAKINGKIIVKTLPEGTKFTTLDDVERTLHKEDLMICDEKGPLCIAGVFGGKKSGVSEVTTSIFLESAYFDAVSVRKTAKRHQLNTDASFRFERGIDPTITEYALKRAALLIQEVAGGKVTSDIIEVYPKKVEDFSVLLNFSHVYKIIGQEIPKDTIKKILVSLDIKVNSVSESGLGLTIPAYRVDVQREIDVIEEILRVYGYNNIDFSKKFNATVANSPRTEDYKVQNIIASQLNSQGFHEMMANSLTTADYAKLSADLKEEYNVTMLNPLSSDLSTMRQSLLFSGLEAISYNINRRNSDLKLFEFGKTYHKYLNGYEEHKHLSLLISGNRNKESWTNPQKTTDFFLLKGYVTGILNRLGIDKISNVPSKSDVFSEGTSKVYNNEVLVEIGVVKKSILKHFGIKQDVYYADFNWDLVLKIITGKIKYSDIPKYPEVRRDLALLIDQSTTYESIYTLAKQTEKGLLKDVNLFDVYEGKNLPEGKKSYALSFTIQDSTKTLTDSQIDKIMSKLQQTFETELGASLR from the coding sequence ATGAAAATATCTTACAACTGGTTAAAACAATTCATTAAAACAGACTGGACATCAGAGCAAACTTCAGAATTACTTACAGATTTAGGTCTGGAAGTAGAAGTGGTCGAAAAATACCAATCAGTAAAAGGAGGCTTAGAAGGAGTTGTTGTAGGACATGTACTTACCTGCGAAAAACATCCTGATGCAGACCGGTTAAAAGTAACAACTTTAGATATTGGTTTAGAGAGTCCTATTCAGGTAGTTTGCGGTGCTTCAAATGTTGCGGCTGGTCAAAAAGTGCCTGTAGCTACTATTGGAACAGTTTTATATGACAAAGAAGGAGGAGAATTTACCATTAAAAAAGGTAAAATTCGTGGACAGGAAAGCCATGGAATGATTTGCGCTGAAGACGAATTAAGCCTCGGAACAGGTCATGATGGTATTATGGTTCTGGATGAAAAACTAACTCCGGGAACTCCGGCTTCAGAAGTTTTCAAAATCGCAAATGATGAAGTCTTCGAAATCGGGTTAACTCCAAATCGTGCAGACGCCATGAGTCATTTTGGAACGGCACGTGATTTAAGAGCCGGAATGCTTCAGCGTGGAATAAATGTAGAATTGATTACGCCTTCTGTTAGCAATTTCAGGGTTGACATGCGTACTTTAAAAATTGATGTAAGCGTTGAAGAACCAACTCTTGCACCAAGATATTGCGGGGTTACTATTTCAGGTATTACAGTAGAAGAATCTCCAGCATGGCTGAAAGACCGTTTAAAAGCGATAGGTTTAACACCAAAAAATAATATTGTAGACGTTACTAATTATGTTTTACATGAATTAGGACAACCTCTGCATGCTTTTGATGCTGCAAAAATCAACGGAAAAATAATTGTAAAAACTCTTCCGGAAGGCACAAAGTTTACAACTTTGGATGATGTTGAAAGAACATTGCATAAAGAAGATTTAATGATTTGTGACGAAAAAGGACCTCTTTGCATCGCTGGTGTTTTTGGCGGAAAAAAATCAGGAGTTTCTGAAGTAACCACTTCTATATTTTTAGAAAGTGCTTATTTTGATGCCGTAAGTGTGCGTAAAACCGCCAAAAGGCATCAGTTAAATACCGATGCTTCTTTTAGATTTGAAAGAGGAATTGATCCAACTATCACAGAATATGCATTAAAACGAGCCGCACTTTTAATCCAGGAAGTGGCAGGCGGAAAAGTTACATCTGATATAATAGAAGTATATCCTAAAAAAGTAGAAGATTTTTCTGTTTTACTAAATTTCAGTCATGTATATAAAATCATCGGACAGGAAATCCCTAAAGATACGATCAAGAAAATATTAGTTTCTTTGGATATTAAAGTGAATAGTGTTTCTGAATCTGGTTTGGGATTAACTATTCCGGCATATCGCGTAGATGTTCAGCGCGAAATAGATGTGATTGAAGAAATTTTAAGAGTCTATGGATATAATAATATTGATTTTTCTAAGAAATTTAATGCTACAGTAGCCAATTCCCCAAGAACAGAAGACTACAAAGTACAAAACATAATTGCCTCACAACTGAATTCTCAGGGATTTCATGAAATGATGGCAAATTCATTAACTACTGCTGATTACGCAAAATTATCTGCTGACTTGAAAGAAGAATATAATGTTACGATGCTGAATCCGTTGAGCAGTGATTTATCAACGATGCGTCAGTCGCTATTATTTTCTGGTCTGGAAGCAATTTCATATAATATCAACAGAAGAAATTCTGATTTGAAATTATTCGAATTCGGAAAAACGTACCATAAATACCTTAATGGATACGAAGAACACAAGCATTTAAGTTTGTTAATTTCGGGTAACAGAAATAAGGAGAGCTGGACAAATCCACAAAAAACTACTGATTTCTTTTTACTAAAAGGATATGTTACCGGCATTTTAAATCGTTTAGGAATAGATAAAATTTCAAATGTCCCATCAAAATCAGATGTATTTTCTGAAGGAACTTCAAAAGTTTATAACAATGAAGTTTTAGTAGAGATTGGAGTAGTTAAAAAATCAATTTTAAAACATTTTGGAATCAAACAGGATGTTTATTATGCTGATTTTAACTGGGATTTGGTACTGAAAATAATCACAGGAAAAATTAAATATTCAGATATTCCTAAATATCCGGAAGTACGCAGGGATTTGGCATTACTAATTGACCAAAGCACAACTTATGAAAGTATCTATACACTGGCTAAACAGACAGAAAAAGGACTTTTAAAAGATGTAAATCTGTTTGATGTTTATGAAGGCAAAAACCTTCCGGAAGGCAAAAAGTCATACGCTCTGAGTTTTACAATTCAGGACAGCACGAAAACACTGACCGATAGCCAGATTGATAAAATCATGTCAAAGCTACAACAGACTTTTGAAACTGAGTTAGGAGCAAGTTTAAGAT